The Polyangiaceae bacterium genome includes a region encoding these proteins:
- a CDS encoding GTP cyclohydrolase I has protein sequence MDKAAAERAIADFLRALGRDPRLEPELAETPKRVAEAFADELLTGYATDLSALLADGSPPAKSSPGIVVVRHIAVATVCPHHLLSSLGHATVAYRPGKRVLGLGTIARLVDACARRLALQEQIGEQVVSSLVELGGARGAFCQITLRHSCLSARGSRQADATVRTQASAGDLADPASARELDLALRAELSP, from the coding sequence ATGGACAAAGCCGCCGCCGAGCGAGCCATCGCCGACTTCCTTCGCGCACTGGGGCGCGATCCGAGGCTCGAGCCCGAGTTGGCGGAGACGCCCAAGCGCGTCGCCGAGGCGTTCGCAGACGAGCTCCTGACCGGGTACGCCACGGATCTCTCGGCCTTGCTCGCCGACGGCTCGCCGCCGGCGAAGTCGAGCCCGGGCATCGTCGTGGTGCGGCACATCGCGGTCGCCACGGTCTGCCCGCACCACCTGTTGTCGTCGCTCGGACACGCCACCGTGGCCTACCGCCCGGGCAAGCGCGTGCTGGGGCTCGGCACCATCGCGCGCCTGGTGGACGCCTGCGCACGGCGGCTCGCGCTGCAAGAGCAGATCGGCGAGCAGGTCGTGTCCTCGCTGGTCGAGCTGGGCGGAGCCCGCGGCGCGTTCTGCCAGATCACGCTGCGCCACAGCTGCCTCAGCGCGCGCGGCTCGCGTCAGGCCGACGCCACGGTCCGTACCCAGGCGAGCGCCGGTGACCTGGCGGATCCCGCCAGCGCGCGCGAGCTCGATCTGGCGCTCCGGGCGGAGCTGTCTCCGTGA
- a CDS encoding heme lyase CcmF/NrfE family subunit, whose amino-acid sequence MWQSLPELGTGVIYAILVAAAYTFAVSIAAGRGRPRLLDAARLGGYATCALIALGTVLLAYAFITHDFRIRYVARYSDRSMPTQYLFAALWGGQDGSLLWWTALLAGYSASCLYWMRGRYRQLQPYVIATLMSIVSFFAVLMLFAANPFSTSMSGASLDGEGLNPLLQNYWMAIHPPALYMGFVGCAVPFSFAIAALVTGRLDNDWIVAVRKWMLFAWLFLSIGNVLGMIWAYEELGWGGYWAWDPVENAACLPWFTASAYVHSTMIQERRNMLKVWNVFLICLTFLLTIFGTFLTRSGLISSVHSFAQSNIGIFFVYYMGFIVAACAGLIVWRWRELRAESRIEAVASREAAFVLNNWVLVGIMTFVAVATLWPKISEWIYKESVTVGPPFFNRWIAPAGVLLFALMGMAPLFGWRKTSGESLKKAFSIPLAATAVAVVAHLALGKRFGYPALVHTDQFYPGVVGVILQKLGAVLPLVVIALSAFNTAVIVQEFARGVAARRRSSLKAGEQENVLTALSRLVDKSRRRYGGYIVHFGIVLMFVGFTGKAWSIDKEASLSPGDKMKVGDYELTYKGPRMETDVNKRMVFADVEVTHGTRSLGVMSPAKFVYKRSPDMPTTEVAMHRSLRDDLYLVVGMVSPETKKAAFQFHVNPLVSWIWVGVVVLIFGASLSLWPEVAFKEVGAWGYVRTAAAGLSGVAFAVWMAMGPSTAFAAERGARAPPEPAPAAVESPAQPLPVTGASAALIGGLALGVYAARRLRRSTE is encoded by the coding sequence ATGTGGCAATCCCTGCCTGAGCTCGGAACCGGCGTCATCTACGCGATTCTGGTCGCTGCGGCGTACACCTTCGCGGTGTCCATCGCCGCGGGTCGAGGCCGCCCGCGGCTGCTCGATGCGGCCCGCCTCGGCGGCTACGCGACCTGCGCGCTGATCGCGCTCGGCACCGTCCTGCTCGCGTACGCCTTCATCACCCACGACTTCCGCATCCGCTACGTCGCCCGCTACAGCGACCGCTCGATGCCCACGCAGTATCTGTTCGCGGCCCTCTGGGGCGGTCAGGACGGCTCGCTGCTCTGGTGGACCGCCCTGCTCGCCGGCTACAGCGCCTCCTGCTTGTACTGGATGCGGGGCCGCTACCGGCAGCTCCAGCCCTACGTGATCGCCACGCTGATGTCGATCGTCAGCTTCTTCGCCGTGCTGATGCTGTTCGCGGCGAACCCGTTCTCGACCAGCATGTCGGGAGCCTCGCTGGATGGCGAGGGCCTGAACCCGCTGCTCCAGAACTACTGGATGGCGATCCACCCGCCGGCCCTCTACATGGGCTTCGTCGGCTGCGCCGTTCCGTTCTCGTTCGCGATCGCCGCGCTGGTCACCGGACGCCTCGACAACGACTGGATCGTCGCGGTGCGGAAATGGATGCTCTTCGCCTGGCTGTTCCTCAGCATCGGCAACGTGCTCGGCATGATCTGGGCCTACGAGGAGCTCGGCTGGGGCGGCTACTGGGCCTGGGATCCGGTGGAAAATGCCGCGTGCTTGCCCTGGTTCACCGCCAGCGCCTACGTGCACTCGACGATGATCCAGGAGCGCCGGAACATGCTCAAGGTCTGGAACGTGTTCCTGATCTGCCTGACCTTCCTGCTCACCATCTTCGGCACGTTCCTGACGCGTTCGGGCCTCATCTCCAGCGTGCACAGCTTCGCGCAGAGCAACATCGGCATCTTCTTCGTCTACTACATGGGCTTCATCGTCGCGGCCTGCGCCGGCCTGATCGTGTGGCGCTGGCGCGAGCTGCGCGCCGAGTCGCGCATCGAGGCCGTGGCCAGCCGCGAGGCCGCCTTCGTGCTCAACAACTGGGTGCTGGTCGGCATCATGACCTTCGTCGCGGTGGCGACGCTGTGGCCGAAGATCAGCGAGTGGATCTACAAGGAGAGCGTCACCGTCGGGCCGCCCTTCTTCAACCGCTGGATCGCGCCGGCAGGCGTGCTCCTGTTCGCGCTGATGGGCATGGCGCCGCTGTTCGGCTGGCGCAAGACCAGCGGCGAGTCGCTGAAGAAGGCCTTCTCGATCCCGCTCGCAGCCACGGCCGTCGCCGTGGTGGCGCACCTCGCCCTGGGCAAACGCTTCGGCTACCCGGCGCTGGTCCACACCGATCAGTTCTACCCGGGCGTGGTCGGCGTCATCCTGCAGAAGCTCGGCGCGGTACTGCCCTTGGTGGTCATCGCCCTCTCGGCCTTCAACACCGCGGTGATCGTGCAGGAGTTCGCCCGCGGCGTCGCTGCCCGGCGCCGCTCGTCGCTGAAGGCCGGCGAGCAGGAGAACGTGCTGACCGCGCTCAGCCGCCTGGTGGACAAGAGCCGCCGCCGCTACGGCGGCTACATCGTGCACTTCGGCATCGTGCTGATGTTCGTCGGCTTCACCGGCAAGGCCTGGAGCATCGACAAGGAAGCGAGCCTCTCCCCCGGCGACAAGATGAAGGTGGGCGATTACGAGCTCACCTACAAGGGTCCGCGCATGGAGACCGACGTCAACAAGCGCATGGTCTTCGCCGACGTCGAGGTGACCCACGGCACCCGCTCGCTGGGCGTGATGTCCCCGGCCAAGTTCGTCTACAAACGCTCACCGGACATGCCGACCACGGAGGTGGCCATGCACCGGAGCCTCCGCGACGACCTGTACCTGGTCGTCGGCATGGTCAGCCCGGAGACCAAGAAGGCGGCGTTCCAGTTCCACGTGAACCCCCTGGTGTCGTGGATCTGGGTCGGCGTCGTGGTGCTGATCTTCGGCGCCAGCCTGTCGCTCTGGCCGGAGGTCGCCTTCAAGGAGGTCGGCGCCTGGGGCTACGTCCGCACCGCCGCCGCGGGTCTGTCCGGCGTGGCCTTCGCGGTCTGGATGGCGATGGGCCCGTCCACCGCCTTCGCCGCCGAGCGCGGCGCGCGCGCACCCCCCGAGCCCGCCCCTGCCGCCGTCGAGAGCCCCGCCCAGCCCCTGCCGGTCACGGGCGCCTCGGCTGCACTGATCGGCGGGCTCGCCCTAGGGGTCTACGCCGCTCGGCGTCTACGCCGCTCGACGGAATAG
- a CDS encoding DUF2203 domain-containing protein — MALPRVFTPAEVDALIPRLTELVAEQLRRQSVVEEGLAELARVAGGLPATIEPTDDDSQDIVRLKVELAGRIKSYDDGWREVQKLGAVVKDPQIGLLDFYGNVDGKLVWLCWRYGEESLRYWHELESGYSGRRPLRADTRERLWN, encoded by the coding sequence GTGGCGCTCCCGCGAGTCTTCACCCCGGCCGAAGTGGACGCGCTGATCCCGCGCCTGACGGAGCTCGTCGCGGAGCAGCTCCGCCGCCAGAGCGTGGTCGAGGAGGGCCTGGCGGAGCTGGCTCGGGTGGCGGGCGGGCTGCCCGCGACCATCGAGCCCACCGACGACGACTCGCAGGACATCGTGCGGTTGAAGGTCGAGCTGGCGGGCCGCATCAAGTCCTACGACGACGGCTGGCGCGAGGTGCAGAAGCTCGGCGCGGTGGTCAAGGATCCGCAGATCGGTCTGCTCGACTTCTACGGCAACGTGGACGGCAAGCTGGTCTGGCTGTGCTGGCGCTACGGAGAAGAGTCCCTTCGCTACTGGCACGAGCTCGAGTCCGGCTACTCCGGCCGGCGCCCGCTCCGTGCCGACACCCGCGAGCGGCTCTGGAACTGA
- a CDS encoding MerR family transcriptional regulator yields the protein MTTAKPIRVSTRRRARPEARRKDGLLTTGDMARLSQNTLRTVRFYEEAGLIEPLQRTGGGHRLFPMRELRKLLWISDLRAAGFALEEIREMLELKCRQRSGSTASKQVVARLKEHVDLMNTRIALLKRLSAELEAARTHLTACTRCEDPALFPASCGNCVNMKCNGNLPDALGVLWGIDT from the coding sequence GTGACCACAGCCAAGCCGATCCGGGTCTCGACTCGACGCCGCGCGCGTCCCGAGGCGCGGCGCAAGGACGGCCTCCTGACCACCGGCGACATGGCGCGGCTGTCGCAGAACACGCTGCGCACGGTGCGCTTCTACGAGGAGGCGGGGCTCATCGAGCCCCTGCAACGCACCGGCGGCGGACACCGGCTGTTCCCCATGCGCGAGCTGCGCAAGCTGCTCTGGATCAGCGACCTGCGAGCGGCTGGCTTCGCGTTGGAAGAGATCCGCGAAATGCTCGAGCTGAAGTGTCGGCAGCGCTCGGGGTCCACCGCCTCGAAGCAGGTGGTGGCCCGGCTGAAGGAGCACGTCGATCTCATGAACACGCGAATCGCGCTGCTCAAGCGGCTCTCGGCGGAGCTGGAGGCGGCGCGCACGCACCTCACTGCCTGCACCCGTTGCGAGGACCCCGCGTTGTTCCCCGCCTCCTGTGGCAACTGCGTGAACATGAAGTGCAACGGCAACCTCCCCGACGCGCTCGGCGTGCTTTGGGGCATCGACACCTGA
- a CDS encoding KamA family radical SAM protein, whose amino-acid sequence MQDLPLPSSALVVLPQAGPSSGGRGRRERRPADWKWQLANALKSAAELAAELELSAEERAGAERAERDGFPLSVTPYYLGLIDRKDPACPIRRQVVPLGRERETTRGDLVDPLGEVAHEVAPELVQRYPDRALLLATDRCAVYCRFCTRSRMVGGGSGTRSLDQLDPAFDWLAAHPEVRDVIVSGGDPLTLATPRLVAVIARLRQIPSIETIRLATRVPVVLPQRIGGELLRALAPFHPLWVMTHFNHPKELTPLARRALERLADAGFPVMNQSVLLAGVNDDAAVLAELFRGLVRCRARPYYLLQADPAKGTGHLRTPIATGISLMEQLQGRLSGIALPKLVVDTPGGFGKVPIGPDYVLARKDGVTRFRTPRGVEVEYFDPEPPAGERR is encoded by the coding sequence ATGCAGGACCTGCCGCTCCCAAGTAGCGCGCTCGTCGTCTTGCCCCAAGCGGGCCCTTCGAGCGGCGGCCGAGGCCGCCGCGAGCGCCGCCCCGCGGACTGGAAGTGGCAGCTCGCCAACGCGCTGAAGAGCGCCGCCGAGCTCGCCGCCGAGCTCGAGCTCAGCGCCGAAGAGCGCGCGGGAGCCGAGCGCGCCGAACGGGACGGTTTCCCGCTCTCGGTCACGCCGTATTACCTCGGGCTGATCGACCGGAAGGACCCGGCCTGTCCCATTCGGCGTCAGGTCGTGCCGCTCGGGCGCGAGCGCGAGACGACGCGCGGCGACTTGGTCGATCCGCTGGGCGAGGTGGCCCACGAGGTCGCGCCGGAGCTGGTGCAGCGTTACCCCGATCGCGCGCTGCTCCTGGCGACGGATCGCTGCGCCGTATACTGCCGCTTCTGCACGCGCAGTCGCATGGTCGGCGGCGGCAGCGGCACGCGCTCGCTCGACCAGCTCGACCCCGCCTTCGACTGGCTCGCCGCGCACCCCGAGGTGCGCGACGTGATCGTCAGCGGGGGCGATCCGCTCACGCTGGCCACCCCGCGCCTGGTCGCGGTGATCGCGCGCCTGCGCCAGATCCCGAGCATCGAGACCATCCGCCTGGCCACGCGCGTGCCGGTGGTGCTGCCGCAGCGCATCGGCGGCGAGCTCTTGCGCGCGCTCGCACCGTTCCATCCGCTCTGGGTGATGACGCACTTCAACCACCCGAAGGAGCTGACGCCGCTCGCGCGCCGCGCGCTCGAACGCCTGGCGGACGCCGGCTTCCCCGTGATGAACCAGAGCGTGCTGCTCGCCGGCGTGAACGACGACGCCGCGGTGCTCGCGGAGCTGTTCCGCGGGTTGGTGCGCTGTCGCGCGCGACCCTATTACCTGCTCCAGGCGGATCCGGCGAAGGGGACGGGGCACCTGCGCACGCCCATCGCCACGGGCATTTCGCTCATGGAGCAGCTCCAGGGGCGGCTGAGCGGCATCGCGCTGCCGAAGCTGGTAGTGGACACGCCCGGCGGGTTCGGGAAGGTGCCCATCGGCCCCGACTACGTGCTCGCGCGAAAGGACGGCGTGACGCGCTTCCGCACGCCGCGCGGCGTGGAGGTCGAGTACTTCGACCCCGAGCCGCCTGCTGGCGAGCGGCGATGA
- a CDS encoding zinc-ribbon domain-containing protein produces the protein MPPGLNELLLRARPYSPLLLVAVAGGVAAWRGLGVGLLVLAGGMLLFAIASLWQSVQSLGDDGELSLDEALALAAPSAEEEKKRSVLRALKDLEYERSVGKVSDEDYNALSARYRDEARRLLQELDKAETPAREKVEKLIAKRLEKEKLEQAEKAKAKPEPEPEPGPEEDQDQDQDQDQDQDQDQDQDQDQDQDQDRTVCVECGTKNEPDARFCKQCGESMS, from the coding sequence GTGCCGCCCGGTCTGAACGAGCTCCTGCTTCGCGCTCGCCCCTACTCGCCGCTGCTCCTGGTCGCGGTGGCGGGCGGGGTCGCGGCCTGGCGTGGTCTGGGAGTGGGGCTCCTGGTCCTGGCCGGGGGCATGCTGCTCTTCGCCATCGCCAGCCTGTGGCAGAGCGTGCAGAGCCTGGGCGACGACGGCGAGCTCAGCCTGGACGAGGCGCTGGCCCTGGCCGCGCCGTCCGCCGAAGAGGAGAAGAAGCGCTCGGTGCTGCGGGCGCTCAAGGACCTGGAGTACGAGCGCAGCGTCGGCAAGGTGAGCGACGAGGACTACAACGCGCTGTCCGCGCGCTACCGCGACGAGGCTCGCCGTTTGCTCCAGGAGCTGGACAAGGCGGAGACGCCGGCGCGCGAGAAGGTGGAGAAGCTGATCGCGAAGCGGCTCGAGAAGGAGAAGCTCGAGCAGGCTGAGAAGGCGAAGGCCAAGCCGGAGCCGGAACCGGAGCCGGGGCCGGAAGAAGATCAGGATCAGGATCAGGATCAGGATCAGGATCAGGATCAGGATCAGGATCAGGATCAGGATCAGGATCAGGATCAGGATCGGACGGTATGTGTCGAGTGCGGGACCAAGAACGAGCCCGACGCGCGCTTCTGCAAGCAGTGCGGGGAGTCGATGTCATGA
- a CDS encoding acyl-CoA carboxylase subunit beta — protein MSNGKDALARLDALNEKALEGGGKARVQKQHAAGKLTARERIELLLDPGSFVELDRFVTHRCNDFGMQDQKILGDGVVTGHGTVDGRRVFVFAQDFTVFGGSLSAAYASKICKVMDLAMKVGAPVVGLNDSGGARIQEGVESLAGYADIFLRNTLASGVVPQISAIMGPCAGGAVYSPAITDFIFMVENTSYMFITGPDVIRTVTHEEVTKEELGGAHAHAEKSGVAHFTSPDDRACIAKVRELLSFLPLNNTEDPPVAASRDPIDREVPELDTLVPAESNKPYDMKKVITAVVDDGHLLEVHEHWAKNMVVGFARIGGRPVGVVANQPAFLAGVLDIDASIKAARFVRFCDCFNLPIVTWVDVPGFLPGVDQEHHGIIVHGAKLLYAFCEATVPKLTVITRKAYGGAYDVMSSKHVRGDVNLAFPTAEIAVMGPDGAVNIVYRKEIEEAADGDKARADFSAEYRAKFANPYKAAELGFVDEVIHPRILRKRLAVSLEMLKNKRLDNPPRKHGNIPL, from the coding sequence ATGTCCAACGGCAAAGACGCTCTCGCTCGCCTCGACGCGCTGAACGAAAAAGCACTGGAAGGCGGCGGCAAGGCCCGCGTCCAGAAGCAGCACGCCGCCGGTAAGCTCACCGCGCGCGAACGCATCGAGCTCTTGCTCGACCCGGGCAGCTTCGTCGAGCTCGACCGCTTCGTCACCCACCGCTGCAACGACTTCGGCATGCAGGATCAGAAGATCCTCGGTGACGGCGTGGTCACCGGGCACGGCACCGTGGACGGGCGGCGCGTGTTCGTGTTCGCGCAGGACTTCACCGTGTTCGGAGGCTCGCTGTCGGCCGCCTACGCCTCGAAGATCTGCAAGGTGATGGACCTGGCGATGAAGGTCGGGGCGCCGGTGGTCGGCCTCAACGACTCCGGTGGCGCGCGCATCCAAGAGGGTGTCGAGTCGCTGGCCGGCTACGCCGACATCTTCCTGCGCAACACCCTCGCGTCCGGCGTCGTCCCGCAGATCAGCGCCATCATGGGGCCTTGCGCCGGCGGCGCCGTGTACTCGCCGGCCATCACCGACTTCATCTTCATGGTGGAGAACACCTCGTACATGTTCATCACCGGCCCCGACGTGATCCGCACGGTCACCCACGAGGAGGTCACCAAAGAGGAGCTGGGCGGCGCCCACGCCCACGCCGAGAAGAGCGGCGTCGCCCACTTCACCTCGCCGGACGATCGCGCCTGCATCGCCAAGGTGCGCGAGCTCTTGAGCTTCCTGCCGCTGAACAACACCGAGGATCCGCCCGTGGCCGCCTCCCGCGATCCGATCGACCGCGAGGTGCCGGAGCTGGACACGCTGGTGCCCGCCGAGAGCAACAAGCCGTACGACATGAAGAAGGTCATCACGGCGGTGGTGGACGACGGCCACCTGCTCGAGGTGCACGAGCACTGGGCGAAGAACATGGTGGTCGGCTTCGCGCGCATCGGCGGTCGGCCGGTCGGCGTGGTGGCCAATCAGCCGGCGTTCTTGGCCGGCGTGCTCGACATCGACGCCAGCATCAAGGCCGCGCGCTTCGTGCGCTTCTGCGACTGCTTCAACCTCCCCATCGTGACCTGGGTGGACGTGCCCGGGTTCTTGCCCGGCGTCGATCAGGAGCACCACGGCATCATCGTGCACGGCGCCAAGCTCCTGTACGCGTTCTGCGAGGCCACAGTGCCGAAGCTCACGGTGATCACGCGCAAGGCCTACGGCGGGGCCTACGACGTCATGAGCAGCAAGCACGTGCGCGGGGACGTGAATCTGGCCTTCCCCACCGCCGAGATCGCGGTGATGGGCCCCGACGGCGCGGTCAACATCGTCTACCGGAAGGAGATCGAGGAGGCCGCCGACGGCGACAAGGCCCGCGCCGATTTCAGCGCCGAGTACCGCGCGAAGTTCGCCAACCCCTACAAGGCCGCCGAGCTCGGCTTCGTGGACGAGGTGATCCACCCGCGCATCTTGCGCAAGCGCCTGGCGGTGAGCCTGGAGATGCTGAAGAACAAGCGCCTGGACAACCCGCCGCGGAAGCACGGGAACATCCCGCTCTAG
- a CDS encoding peptidyl-prolyl cis-trans isomerase encodes MPVRTPIAALLLAGLGVLACNEKAIDKTPAADSGAAPAPSGLSPELAQKPLATVGDRVITLGEFAATIDRMDQFERLRYQSVERRRQLLDEMIKAELLAIEAKKRGLDQKPEVKERVRQILREDVMRQVRTETTAPADIPEAEVRAYYDKHRDEFRDPERRRVAHVVVADEAKAKQLLEQAKKASPTDWGKLVRDHSLDKPPQGAATGPAELAGDLGIVGPPGAAKGDNPRVPEPLREAVFKIAAVGGIHEQVVAEGGKFHIVRMTGKTDARDRTLAEAERTIRVAILQERVRAAEAKLEQELRARYPVKIDDKALEKVEVPRSPLEKLDAGPAAPK; translated from the coding sequence ATGCCCGTTCGCACGCCGATCGCCGCACTCCTGCTCGCAGGGCTCGGGGTCCTCGCCTGCAACGAGAAGGCCATCGACAAGACGCCCGCCGCCGACTCGGGCGCCGCCCCTGCGCCGAGCGGGCTCTCGCCGGAGCTCGCGCAGAAGCCTCTCGCCACGGTCGGCGACCGGGTGATCACGCTGGGCGAGTTCGCGGCCACCATCGACCGCATGGACCAGTTCGAGCGCCTGCGTTACCAGTCCGTCGAGCGCCGCCGGCAGCTGCTCGACGAGATGATCAAGGCGGAGCTCCTTGCCATCGAGGCCAAGAAGCGCGGCCTGGACCAGAAGCCCGAGGTGAAGGAGCGCGTCCGGCAGATCTTGCGCGAGGACGTGATGCGCCAGGTGCGCACGGAGACCACGGCGCCCGCCGACATCCCCGAGGCGGAGGTCCGCGCCTACTACGACAAGCACCGCGACGAGTTCCGCGATCCGGAGCGGCGGCGCGTCGCGCACGTCGTGGTGGCGGACGAGGCGAAGGCGAAGCAGCTGCTCGAGCAGGCGAAGAAGGCATCGCCCACCGACTGGGGCAAGCTGGTCCGAGACCACTCGCTGGACAAGCCGCCGCAGGGTGCGGCGACGGGCCCGGCGGAGCTGGCCGGGGACCTGGGAATCGTCGGGCCGCCGGGCGCGGCGAAGGGCGACAACCCCAGAGTGCCGGAGCCTCTCCGCGAGGCCGTGTTCAAGATCGCGGCGGTGGGCGGCATCCACGAGCAGGTCGTGGCCGAAGGCGGCAAGTTCCACATCGTGCGCATGACCGGCAAGACGGACGCGCGCGATCGCACGCTGGCCGAGGCGGAGCGCACCATCCGCGTGGCGATCTTGCAGGAGCGGGTGCGCGCGGCGGAAGCCAAGCTCGAGCAGGAGCTGCGCGCGCGCTATCCGGTCAAGATCGACGACAAGGCCCTCGAGAAGGTCGAGGTGCCCAGGTCTCCGCTGGAAAAGCTCGATGCAGGACCTGCCGCTCCCAAGTAG
- a CDS encoding SDR family oxidoreductase, with product MTLALVTGASRGIGRATALALAARGVELILLGKPSARLSETTAEASRLVRVMIEPCDLGDRDAVEHAAARCLAHGVPDVLVNNAGVIARASVEETSAASWDQQLAVNLRAPFQLARAFLPAMRARGSGRIVNVGSISSTLGCPRAAAYAASKWGLVGFTKSLAGELADSGLSAVVLLPGSVDTDMLEGSGFPPRMSAADVAKTLVHYALDAPLAHNGAVIEMFGV from the coding sequence GTGACGCTGGCGCTGGTCACCGGAGCGAGCCGCGGCATCGGGCGCGCGACGGCTCTCGCGCTCGCCGCGCGCGGGGTCGAGCTGATCTTGCTGGGGAAACCCTCCGCGCGTTTGTCCGAGACGACCGCCGAAGCCTCGCGCCTGGTGCGGGTGATGATCGAGCCCTGCGACCTCGGCGATCGCGACGCGGTCGAGCACGCGGCGGCGCGCTGCCTCGCGCACGGCGTGCCGGACGTGCTGGTCAACAACGCGGGCGTCATCGCGCGCGCGAGCGTCGAGGAGACCTCCGCCGCGAGCTGGGATCAGCAGCTGGCGGTGAACCTGCGCGCGCCTTTTCAGCTTGCGCGCGCGTTCTTGCCGGCGATGCGCGCGCGCGGCAGCGGCCGTATCGTCAACGTCGGCAGCATCTCGTCCACCCTGGGTTGCCCGCGCGCCGCGGCCTACGCGGCCTCGAAGTGGGGCCTGGTCGGCTTCACCAAGAGCCTGGCCGGGGAGCTCGCGGACAGCGGGCTCTCGGCCGTGGTGCTGCTGCCAGGCTCGGTGGACACCGACATGCTGGAGGGCAGCGGCTTCCCACCGCGCATGAGCGCGGCCGACGTGGCGAAGACCCTGGTCCACTACGCCCTCGACGCCCCGCTCGCGCACAACGGCGCGGTGATCGAGATGTTCGGCGTGTGA
- a CDS encoding UMP kinase → MAGIEYYDPVRGARHRERCRAAATRLVLGTVTDRASSLRYRRVVIKLSGEALSGGTGGSGIDTATLAATAAELGEVHGSGVQLGLVVGGGNIFRGLKGASEGMDRAQSDYMGMLATVINSLALQDALERRGIPTRVMTAIEIRQVAEPYIRRRAIRHLDQGHIVIFAAGTGNPYFSTDTAAALRAMEIRAEALLKATKVDGIYDRDPVRHQGATLLKTVAYERFLSENLKVMDATAVALCRENGLPIRVFKMAPGNIERVCLGEDVGTLVSDEG, encoded by the coding sequence ATGGCCGGCATCGAATACTACGACCCTGTCCGCGGTGCCAGGCATCGCGAGCGTTGCAGGGCGGCCGCGACGCGGCTAGTGCTCGGGACCGTGACTGATCGAGCCTCGAGCCTCCGGTACCGCAGGGTGGTGATCAAGCTGAGCGGCGAGGCTTTGTCGGGGGGGACCGGCGGCTCCGGCATCGACACGGCGACGCTCGCGGCCACCGCCGCGGAGCTCGGCGAGGTGCACGGCTCCGGTGTGCAGCTCGGTCTGGTGGTCGGCGGCGGCAACATCTTCCGCGGGCTCAAGGGCGCGAGCGAAGGCATGGACCGCGCGCAGAGCGACTACATGGGCATGCTGGCCACGGTGATCAACTCGCTGGCCCTGCAAGACGCGCTCGAGCGCCGCGGCATCCCCACCCGGGTCATGACCGCCATCGAGATCCGGCAGGTCGCTGAGCCCTACATCCGCCGGCGCGCCATCCGGCACCTGGACCAGGGACACATCGTGATCTTCGCCGCCGGCACCGGCAATCCCTACTTCTCGACCGACACCGCGGCGGCGCTCCGTGCCATGGAGATCCGCGCCGAGGCGCTGCTCAAGGCCACCAAGGTGGACGGCATCTACGACCGCGATCCGGTCCGGCACCAGGGCGCGACGCTCTTGAAGACCGTCGCCTACGAGCGCTTCCTGAGCGAGAACCTCAAGGTCATGGACGCCACGGCGGTGGCGCTGTGCCGGGAGAACGGCCTGCCCATCCGCGTCTTCAAGATGGCGCCGGGCAACATCGAGCGCGTCTGCCTGGGGGAAGACGTCGGCACCCTCGTCTCGGACGAAGGGTGA